In one Rhopalosiphum padi isolate XX-2018 chromosome 3, ASM2088224v1, whole genome shotgun sequence genomic region, the following are encoded:
- the LOC132923947 gene encoding coenzyme Q-binding protein COQ10 homolog B, mitochondrial, which yields MSRATFMNLRRLTNTNASSKNSEWKFISLMNGKDIFYSTSCLTKIAITPKYLYSIQIRSFINVFNTGVNNGKKYKEKQLIGYSPEQMFDVIQDTENYKHFLPFCRQSTVKVKGKDHAKTYLEIGFPPIIESYVSHITFQRPHMIKAECRDGKLFKYLLTQWNCDPGLKDNLNTCVITFFVSYEFKSQLHSALANMFFNELVKQMEHAFFVEAGRRYGKPCIKAQKL from the exons ATGTCTAGAGCAACGTTTATGAATTTAAGGCGATTAACTAATACTAACGCTAGTTCAAAAAACAG CGAATGGAAGTTCATCAGTTTAATGAATGGCAAAGATATTTTCTATTCAACTAGTTGTCTTACAAAAATAGCAATAACACCCAAATATTTGTATTCCATACAAATACGATCctttataaatgtgtttaatacTGGAGTAAATAACGGAAAAAAGTATAAAGAAAAACAGTTAATTGg atattctCCTGAGCAAATGTTTGATGTTATTCAAGACacagaaaattataaacattttttaccattttGTCGACAGTCTACAGTCAAAGTTAAAGGAAAGGATCATGCTAAAACTTATTTAGAAATTGGTTTTCCTCCTATAATAGAAAGTTATGTATCACATATTACATTTCAACGCCCTCATATGATTAAAGCAGAATGTCGTGATGGaaaactgtttaaatatttattaactcaaTGGAATTGTGATCCCGGATTAAAAGATAATCTAAATACTTGtgtaattactttttttgtgTCTTATGAATTTAAATCACAATTACATTCAGCATTAGCCAATatgtttttcaatgaattaGTTAAACAAATGGAACATGCTTTCTTTGTTGAAGCTGGTCGACGATATGGCAAACCTTGTATAAAAGCccaaaaactttaa
- the LOC132923946 gene encoding uncharacterized protein LOC132923946, translating to MDDNFEENLKRGRLFIKRLEELQYSYFNSRPEWITIHMNQLKLFIASFYYERPSPKVIDYNKYSEMNNEEILFKLYNNKIQETILNMKKNIEKKIEPDFYGNINVGFTMTHSICKQKCSICQNFPDKDVHKWYLLRIKSNKNKCIFIDYERNRTYCNWNEYLDNNNLPEGFMFYPISGFYDASKTIFQSITPASKSSNKILKAADISSKIVDWAGRLIMVGSYFFPILAPVIIPTVAVYTSSSVYGAGRQINQLINMYKYDIKVSVARACHEWIDLAISVIGIITKPAQLLSRIITTEISCIQKTGRALTIFQKSACITQCTLEVFRFTLELIDNNFEVTLINVLNLRLDLFLITGIIMASSEIENILNVLSQKAVWFPIYKTMEKIPYCMGSILWQSVYFIKKHLAVFVERVTMFLEDNLTPQNLLFAWKNIRLIFDNYQKQTTELGVDEMLRHVVENIAEQESVKYVLRGQRMVVLLESLREVAVNRSIRPALIKYCVELVLQEAKKLSAKHNDCVAELARLGETNVCEVDKEFCTIYGLERCAMDQYALWAIGEVGMKPVALMAEYQKHASRPENMFDDEMVVNETDGASRSVKGYTFVAPCSVLNLEMCLQFAEKINPQHQYISHEFVQPEADVSVLLKVSAFSVNIIFFGIDLINGVPKMNICFFQENRDSTSSIINCKGLKKLQEAP from the exons ATGGACGACAATTTTGAAGAAAACCTTAAA agaGGACGCCTGTTCATTAAACGCCTCGAAGAAttacaatattcatatttcaatTCGCGGCCAGAATGGATAACCATACATATGAATCAACTGAAATTGTTTATAGCATCCTTTTATTATGAACGCCCATCTCCTAAAGTAATTGATTACAACAAATATAGTGAAATGAACaatgaagaaatattatttaagttatataataataaaatccaagaaactattttaaatatgaaaaaaaatatagagaaGAAAATTGAACCTGATTTTTATGGTAACATTAATGTAGGTTTTACTATGACACATAGTATTTGCAAACAAAAGTGTAGTATCTGCCAAAATTTTCCTGATAAAGATGTACATAAATGGTATTTACTTCGaataaaatcgaataaaaataaatgtatttttattgattatgaaCGCAATAGAACATACTGTAACTGGAATGAATATTTGGACAATAATAATCTTCCTGAAGGATTTATGTTCTACCCTATTTCTGGGTTTTATGATgcatcaaaaacaatatttcaaagtATAACACCGGCTTCCAAATCGagcaataaaattttaaaagcagCTGACATATCTTCAAAAATAGTAGATTGGGCTGGCCGTTTAATTATGGTAGGTAGTTATTTTTTCCCCATATTAGCGCCTGTGATCATACCAACCGTTGCAGTATATACAAGTTCTTCTGTATATGGAGCTGGTAGACAAATTAATCAACTGATAAACATGTACAAATATGACATTAAAGTTTCAGTCGCACGAGCTTGTCATGAATGGATTGATTTAGCAATTTCTGTAATTGGCATTATAACAAAACCAGCGCAATTACTTTCTAGAATAATAACTACTGAAATCTCATGTATTCAAAAAACAGGAAGAGCTCtgacaatttttcaaaaaagtgctTGTATTACTCAATGTACATTGGAAGTCTTCCGTTTTACATTAGAattaatagacaataattttgaagtaaCATTGATAAATGTGTTAAACCTACGTTTGGATTTATTCCTTATTACTGGAATAATAATGGCTTCAagtgaaattgaaaatattttaaat GTACTATCCCAGAAAGCTGTTTGGTTTCCGATTTACAAGACTATGGAGAAAATTCCTTACTGCATGGGTTCAATACTTTGGCAGTCGGTTTACTTTATCAAAAAGCATTTGGCAGTGTTTGTGGAACGAGTCACAATGTTTCTCGAGGATAACCTCACTCCACAGAATTTGCTCTTTGCTTGGAAAAATATTCGACTTATATTTGATAACTATCAGAAACAAACGACCGAGCTGGGCGTCGACGAGATGTTGCGGCACGTGGTGGAAAACATCGCGGAGCAAGAGAGCGTGAAGTATGTTTTGCGTGGCCAGCGCATGGTAGTGCTGTTGGAAAGTCTGCGCGAGGTCGCGGTGAATAGATCAATCCGTCCAGCCCTGATCAAGTATTGCGTAGAGCTCGTCCTGCAGGAGGCGAAAAAGCTGTCCGCAAAGCACAACGATTGCGTAGCCGAACTAGCCAGGCTCGGCGAGACGAACGTTTGTGAGGTGGACAAGGAGTTTTGCACCATATACGGGCTCGAAAGATGCGCCATGGACCAGTACGCGCTGTGGGCCATCGGCGAGGTTGGCATGAAACCGGTCGCTCTGATGGCCGAGTATCAGAAGCACGCGTCCCGTCCGGAAAACATGTTCGACGACGAAATGGTGGTCAACGAGACTGACGGCGCTAGTCGGTCGGTCAAGGGGTACACATTTGTGGCACCGTGCAGTGTGCTTAATTTAGAAATGTGCTTGCAGTTCGCAGAAAAAATCAATCCGCAGCATCAATACATCAGTCACGAGTTCGTACAGCCCGAGGCCGACGTGTCCGTACTGCTCAAAGTTTCCGCTTTTTCGGTCAATATCATCTTCTTTGGCATCGACCTAATCAACGGCGTTCCGAAGATGAACATCTGTTTCTTCCAAGAAAATCGTGATTCTACCTCGTCAATCATAAACTGCAAGGGTTTGAAGAAGTTGCAAGAGGCTCCTTAG